The window GGTCCTTCTGCCGGTAACTTCCTTCTGTCATCACAAGTAAGAGATCCTGCAGATAAAAGTTACAAGATAAGATGCTGCCTGTAAACAAGTATCATATGCAGTGATTATTGATGCCTCTTCATATAAACACTCCACATAGTGaaccttttttttcccactaGAGGATTAAAGGTTTACTTAGTAAGATCACAATAATAAGGACTACTTGGTGCTGGTATAAACTCAATGTGccatgtttgataattaaacatggaatacattGCCCTTATGAAACATAATGCTTTTAAGAGTTTTGGAAACGATTTCTTCTCCATACTGTTGAAGAATGactaaaatattatagaacaaAACCACTTGATCAATCAGCAAAAGCTCAAAATATTTTACACTTCATTGGTTGGATGAGCCAGTATGAATTTCAGGGGAAAGGataagaagaataagaaaacaATAGCTGATACTGGCAAGATGAACTTAAACAATAAGAAGTGTAGAGGAAAGGAAACCAAATATACCTGAACTGGCTGGCTGCAAAACAACCTTGTCTGGCATGACCGATGCAGCAACACTGAACTTGCAACCCACATCCTTGTCACATTCTAAATCTCGCAACAAGGCTAATGAATCAAAACATTCATCTGATGTCTGGCTTAGGCAACTAGAATTGTCTGAACTGGAAGAAGGTGATACTGGGTCAGCAAGATCCCCCAACTCCAAAAAGTCACCatcagaaaaataaatttcaggCAGGTTGTCTACAGGGTGATTCAGAGATCTTTCTGGCGCAGCCAATAGTCCAGTCTCACCATTGCCATGTTGCACCTGCAAGTCATAAAAGAAAGATACAGAAAGAGACCCAACAATAAGACTAACTAAAATAACCAACAAAAGATATGATCATGGACTGGTGTCGTGTAAAAGGAATCCATGATGCCATTATCGTCCAATACTTTCTAGACACAAAGTATCATACTAGTGACATCAAAATATTCTCTCTATCATGCAATAATTTGACAGTCCCATTAATCCATATGATACTCCCAACCACATAATTTTTCAGGTTTTACACGCAAAACGAAacattttgaactcaaatacatataattttttttccctacaggaagctataaaaatatattaacagaaataaaatacatataaagCGTAACAGATAGCAGTTTCAAATATTCCAGCAAGAAAACTGATAGTTGAAGGTCAATATGGCCTCTTTAGCAGGAAAAATAGAGTTACAGGAGTCTTTCAAAATATAGTCCAGAATTAGGCCAAGCTGCCACAACATAagccagttttttttttttttttttttttaaataatgtcaGGGACAGTAGGATGAAGCTGCAGCTTTCATATTTTACATGAAACcacaggaaaaaaaatgtagtttCTATTAGGACACAAATCCTGTCTCTTACAAACATGAAACCTCGTGATAAAGatgatttttcttcattaaaataCAAACTCTATGCTTTGTTAAAAGATGAAACCGCATGACAGACTCAGCTTCCCATTATGTTTTGCTGAGGCGAAGATGTGGCTTCCTTCTAGGATACAAACACTGCTTTTTGCAAAGAAGTTACAATTTCATCATGggacttaaaattaattaaaaaggaaaacaaaccaCTTAGGTGGCCCAAAATATGTCACTGTGGTTCTTACCTTCATCTAGTTGCTCCCGaacaaataacataaaaaagaaCTCCATACAAAAGCCAACGACAAAAAGCAGTTTTATTTAAGGGATCAATTAAAGCAACCTGCAGAATCAACTATAGTTTAACCAGTAGCAGAGAAATTAATTAATACTGTGAACATCAAAGGTTAATATGGACTCAAGAAGATGAAAATACTACCGAAGACACCAAATATGAGGATGGCCTACCTGAGACTCGCTTTTGGAACCTTGCCCAGTGCTATTGTCAGTATTTGAAACCACAGAAGGCTTGGAACAAGTGTGGTTTTTATCAGCAACATTTGCAACCCCCAATTCCTTCTGCATTTCATGGCTTGAACTTTGTCCCCTGCTTTGGAAGACTCTACAGAGTGAACTGGAGGCCTGCATATCCAACCAAACCGGCAGTTGACTGGCAGGTTGGGTGGAGAAAGATATCagcaaagaaaaagatataGCTATTGGGTTCATTAAATACCATTGGCTTGATGTTTTTGGACTGTCCCTTCTGAGTTATCTTGTACTGTTGCAACACCCAGTCGGTTTTAAGGACATGTGGGGTGGTACCTTCGTAGAATTCAAAAGTAGTTCTCCAACCAGTGATAGAAGAGTTCGAAAATATCTCATAGGGCTCACCCTTGGGCTTCCAGAATCCCTCTGCAAATTTGGTGTCCTCAGAGCTTGTTAAGTACCAAACTCTATCTGTACATCCAAAGTATCTCCATAAGCTTTCTTATTATTGAAGTGAACCTGGCATCTTATAGTTTGCTAGACAACAGACAGTCCATATAAAACATGACTAAGTTTGACAGTAACGACATCAAAGAAATTCAACACACTCCTGTCACCTTTAAAATTTTGCTCTGCACAAGGAGTTCCATagaaatttaaacaaaagcTGGGCAAACATACCAACAAGAGGCGTGTAAAAAGGTAGCATTCAATGCTGCAAAGTGATGGAGTTGTGGATGTAGAAATGTTTAAGAGTATTTCTTAGGCAAACAACATACATCAAAGTGAGCCACAGGCTATGCTTAGCTGTGTGAAATTCGATCtgatttgaaattccaattctgTGGAATCTGGAAGTAGAACTGTTTTTGTGAATTTAAGGTGTCtaggatttaaaataaattctgaaaacattggtctaatcaaatttagaattgaAACCCCTTATTCAAATTCCATACAACCAAACAGCCTCAACCTATTGATCACACGTATTCAGAACCTCATTCAATCAGGTCAACTGGAGTAGGAAGTAGGGGATTGAGGGATTCAATCACAGATAAGACAATctagaaagagaaaatataacGCTCAATAATTAAAGTTATCCAGATTCTATATTGAAAAACACGATCTCACCAGGTAAACATGAGGGGTTATGCTGGTAAGGATTCACTTCTATGATAACGTTGTCGGGGAGAGGAGATCCATTTATCATTCCCTGCAAAC is drawn from Vitis riparia cultivar Riparia Gloire de Montpellier isolate 1030 chromosome 18, EGFV_Vit.rip_1.0, whole genome shotgun sequence and contains these coding sequences:
- the LOC117906782 gene encoding NAC domain-containing protein 92-like, encoding MCLSPSVSPPNEISLYWSDEELFTCLQGMINGSPLPDNVIIEVNPYQHNPSCLPDRVWYLTSSEDTKFAEGFWKPKGEPYEIFSNSSITGWRTTFEFYEGTTPHVLKTDWVLQQYKITQKGQSKNIKPMASSSLCRVFQSRGQSSSHEMQKELGVANVADKNHTCSKPSVVSNTDNSTGQGSKSESQVQHGNGETGLLAAPERSLNHPVDNLPEIYFSDGDFLELGDLADPVSPSSSSDNSSCLSQTSDECFDSLALLRDLECDKDVGCKFSVAASVMPDKVVLQPASSGSLTCDDRRKLPAEGPPKTDSSLLGSTKLSEKKGLKRAIATQEADNKVEGPSSNPHNLVASSGSNKAASSDEKGKAAADRKKKLKKYLCFMPF